The following are from one region of the Rhipicephalus microplus isolate Deutch F79 chromosome 1, USDA_Rmic, whole genome shotgun sequence genome:
- the LOC142769036 gene encoding uncharacterized protein LOC142769036: MKASLLFPSTSSYPALRHNNEVGDLPTTTDSTDVSQRTPPEDRPLVDRLAPLDTSVNMTTSAPTYAMCDTHTGAICNLFTDTTCGTITEPAAVFHTSNKATASLATTVNDAPVMPMTKLPDCDSPATQSRGQHAIAIPRAPVAATIGGDVAIYVACYGQVHSMSPADTDLLQAISGDSTEELETNQHFPLDIRRRSGSDQCCSSPGPFPSAHARDLAGSLPSMYILCSCHQPIAVQRTCPPTCLQPIGNRSVQRRAFLPACRYKDHRPACSFPLLIKTASNSQQRSCLQRSCNTCDTCPHEASSRSAPF; the protein is encoded by the coding sequence ATGAAAGCTTCCTTGCTGTTCCCCTCGACCTCATCGTATCCAGCGCTACGCCACAACAACGAGGTAGGCGACCTTCCTACCACAACCGACTCCACTGACGTATCGCAGCGCACACCGCCCGAAGATCGGCCTTTGGTTGACCGGTTGGCACCCTTGGATACGTCGGTGAACATGACGACTTCAGCGCCTACTTACGCCATGTGCGACACCCACACCGGCGCTATCTGTAACCTGTTCACCGACACTACGTGCGGCACCATAACCGAACCAGCTGCCGTTTTCCACACCAGCAACAAAGCTACCGCCAGCCTTGCAACGACTGTGAATGACGCTCCAGTTATGCCTATGACGAAGTTACCAGATTGTGACTCGCCAGCTACGCAATCACGTGGCCAGCATGCCATCGCCATCCCAAGAGCTCCGGTGGCGGCTACCATAGGTGGTGACGTAGCCATATACGTAGCGTGCTATGGTCAGGTACACTCCATGTCTCCTGCGGATACCGACTTGCTGCAGGCCATCTCTGGGGACAGCACTGAAGAGCTTGAAACCAATCAGCACTTTCCGCTTGACATTCGACGACGCAGCGGTTCTGATCAGTGCTGCTCGAGTCCGGGGCCTTTTCCTTCAGCACACGCCAGAGATTTAGCAGGGTCGCTGCCATCTATGTACATCTTGTGCTCGTGCCACCAGCCCATTGCTGTTCAACGCACTTGTCCGCCGACGTGTCTACAGCCCATCGGAAACCGTAGTGTGCAGCGCAGAGCCTTTCTTCCGGCATGCCGTTACAAGGACCATCGACCAGCGTGCTCATTCCCGCTACTCATAAAGACAGCGTCAAATTCTCAACAACGCTCGTGCCTACAACGATCATGCAACACTTGCGACACCTGCCCTCACGAGGCATCATCACGTTCCGCACCATTCTGA